GTTGTTCAGGATCACGACCTTCACCGGCAGGTTGTACATCTGGGCGGTCGAGAGCTCCTGGAGGGTCATCTCGAACGACCCGTCGCCGGAGATGACGACGACGAGCTCGTCGGGGAGGGCGACCTGGGCGCCGAGGGCGGCGGGCAGGCCGAAGCCCATCGTCCCGAGGCCGCCGGAGGTGATCCACCGGCGGGGACGGTCGAAGACGTAGTGCTGGGCCGCCCACATCTGATGCTGGCCGACGTCGGTGCAGACGATCGCGTCGCCGCGGGTGATGCGGTACACCGCCTGGACGACCTCCTGGGGCTGGATGACGCCCGGGTCCTCGTCGATGCGGTACGGGTGCTGGCGCTTCCAGCCGGCGATCTGGTCGACCCACGCGGCGCGGCGGGCGGCGTCGTGGGGCTCGGGGAGCGCCTGGTACGCCTCGGCGAGGGCGGCGAGTGCGGGGGCCGCCTGGCCGGCGATGCCGATGTGGGCGGAGCGGTTCTTCGAGATCTCCGCCGGGTCGACGTCGATGTGGATGATCTTCGCGTTCGGGGCCCACTCGTTCATGACGGTGGACAGGACCCGCTCGTCGAAGCGCACCCCGACGGCGAGGATCACGTCGGAGGACTGGAACGCGTAGGTCGCGGCGGCGATGCCGTGCATCCCCGGCATGCCGACGAACAGGGGGTGGGTGCCGGGGAAGCCGCCGAGGCCCATGAGGGTGGTGTTGACGGGGATCCCGGTGATCTCCGACAGGCGGGTCAGCTCCGCGGAGGCCTCGCCGCTGATGATCCCGCCGCCGGCGTAGATGACGGGGCGCTCCGCGGCGCGCAGGGCGCGGGCGGCGGCCTCGAGCTGGCGGGGGTGGCCGGCGCCGTCGGGCGGCCGGTAGCCGGGCATCGGCGGGTCGGTCTCGGTGTAGTCCTCGACGTCGCGGGCCCACTGGTCGACGCAGACGTCGACGAGGACGGGGCCGGGGCGGCCGGTCTGGGCGACGTGCAGGGCCTCCGCCATCGCCTGCGGCAGGTCGTCGGCGTCCTTGATCAGGTACGAGTGCTTCACGATCGGCAGGGTGATGCCGACGATGTCCGCCTCCTGGAAGGCGTCCGTCCCGACGCGTGACGCGCCGACCTGTCCGGTGATCGCGACGAGCGGGACGGAGTCCATGTAGGCGTCGGCGATCGGGGTGACGAGGTTCGTCGCCCCCGGCCCGGAGGTGGCGGTGCAGACACCGGCCCGCCCGGTCACCTTCGCGTAGCCTTCGGCCATGTGCCCGGCGCCCTGCTCGTGCCGCACGAGGAACGTGCGGATGTCCGGATCGTCGTGGAGGGCGTCGAACAGGGGGATGACCGGCCCGCCCGGCAGGCCGAAGATGGCATTGACGCCGGCCCTCTTGAGGCTGGCGAGGGTCGCGTCGACCGCGCGCATTCTGTGTCCTTCCGCCCTGTCGTACGAAGGTCTGGCGAGCGAGTGTAAAGGACCCGGCCGGGGTAGGTCCCGACCCAAGGAGGCCCCACAACGATGAGCACCACACCACCGCCCGCCGGCGACGCCGGCAAGCCCTCGTTCGCCGAGGAGAACGCGCTGCGGATCGCGTCGGAGTCGATCACCCACTACGACGCCGCGTCCGACACCTACCACTGCAGCTACGGCCCGCCCGTCCCGGCCGTGACGGTCCACGACCCCGAGCGTGGGCTCCTGGTCCGGGTCGAGCCCCAGAGCCGGCAGGTCGTCGGGTTCTCGATCCCCCAGTTCAAGCAGTGGCACGCCGAGCACGCCGACGAGGGCGGGGAGTTCCAGATCGACCTCCCGTCGATGTGGGCGCTGAGCCCTGACGACGACATCCCCGAGGCGCCGCCGGAGGCCCCCGCGACCTGAGCCGCGAGGCGCTCCCCGGGGGGCGTTCGGTACACTCACCTGATCGTTTGAGCCAACCGGCACGAGGAGCCCGAATGGCGGTCGAGAGCCAGCGCGTCGAGGATTTCCGCCTCACCAAGGAGCCGTACTACCTGCCCCTGGGCAACGAGGTGGAGCTCTTCGAGTCGGCCTACCACGCGCGTCTGCCGGTGATGCTGAAGGGCCCCACCGGCTGCGGGAAGACGCGGTTCGTGGAGCACATGAGCTGGCGCCTGAAGCGCACGCTCGTGACCGTCGCCTGCCACGAGGACCTGACGGCGTCGGACCTCGTCGGCAAGTACACCCTCCGCGGTGACGAGACGATCTGGCAGGACGGGCCGCTGACGACCGCGGTGAAGGCCGGGGGCATCGCGTACCTCGACGAGGTCGTCGAGGCCCGCAAGGACACCACCGTCGTCATCCACCCCCTCACCGACGACCGGCGGGTGCTGCCCCTCGAGAAGAAGGGCGAGATCGTCAAGGCGCCCGACGAGTTCCAGCTCGTCATCTCGTACAACCCGGGGTACCAGTCGGTCCTGAAGGACCTGAAGCACTCGACCAAGCAGCGCTTCGTCGCGATCGAGTTCGACTACCCGCCCCCGGACCTCGAGGAGTCGATCCTCAAGGCCGAGGCCGGCATCGACGACGACACCGCCGCCAAGCTCGTGAAGATCGCGGAGAAGGTGCGCAACCTCCGCACCCACGGCCTCGAGGAGGGCGTCTCGACGCGTCTGCTGGTCTACGCCGGCCAGCTCATCCAGGGCGGGGTCGAGCCGATCGCGGCGTGCGAGGCCACGATCTGCAAGCCGATCACCGACGACCTGGAGATGCAGCGCTCGATCGTCGAGATCATCGCGACGCAGTTCTAGCGGGGCGGGGCGCGCCGTGACCTTCGGTCCCGCCGTGGGCAACGTGGGCATGTACGTCGCCCGCGAGATGCTGATCTCGGTCCCCGAGGACCAGCGCCAGGCGTACCTGCGCATGGTCGAGGAGATCTCGGACCTGAAGTACCAGCTCGGGGTGGAGGTCGCCCGCCAGCTGCCGCGGCTGCTGGCGGAGGCCGACCCGGAGCGGGTCGAGCGGTACCTCGCGCAGGTGCGGGAGGTCGCGGCGACGGGGTGGAAGAGCGGCGTCGAGGTCGCCAAGCAGCTTCCCGACCTCTACGACGCCCCCGACGCGACCCTCGCCGGCGCCTACGTGGACATCGTCTCCCAGGCGACCGCGGGGCCCCCCGAGGACACCGAGACCGCCCAGCTCGCGACGGAGCTCGACGCCCTCGAGCGTGAGCTGCGGGAGATGGAGCCGAAGGTGAAGCGGGCGCAGGAGCTCCGCACCCAGCTCGCCGCCCGGGACCGCCGCGACGAGAAGCGCCGCAAGCACGCCGTGGAGCTGGCGTCGGCGCTCCCGCCGATCCTCGCCCGCCTCCGTCCCCGGTACCGGCCGGCGTACCTCGACCAGGTCCGCCAGGTCGCCGCCGCCGACCCCGAGGCGTCGCTGGAGGCCGCCGACACCCTCCTCGACCTGTTGAACGGGGAGCGCGTCTCGACGGACGGGGCGGCGGAGTGGGTGACTCGCGGGCTGGAGGTCCTCGACCGCAACAAGGAGGTCGGCCGCGGCTACTTCCGCCTCGGGTCGAAGTACTCCCTGCAGGTCCTGGAGGAGCTGAAGGAGGGCCTGGCGCTGAAGTCCGTCGCCCGGGTCCTGAAGCTCTACGCGACGGCCCTCTCGGGCCACGAGGTCGCGATCCGCGGCACGAACGAGCTGCAGGCCGTCGACGCGTACGGGGCGGACCACATCATCCTGCCCCCGGAGATGCACTTCTTCGAGGACGACGCCGGCAACTTCACGGCGTACAAGGTCGCGACCGCCCACGGCGCCGGCCGGATCGAGTTCGGCACCTACGAGTTCTCGCTCGGCGACATCCCCGAGACCGTCGAGCACCTGCGGGCCCGCTACTCCCAGGAGATCCGCTGAGCACCCTGCGCGCCACCGACACCGACCTCACCCGGTTCTACGGGCTGTTCCCCCAGCCGGCGCTCGCCCGCGACCTCTTCAACATCGTCGAGGGCCACCGCGTCGACGCCGCCATCCGGCGGGCGTACCCCGGGATCCGCCGTGACATGGCGA
This region of Miltoncostaea oceani genomic DNA includes:
- the ilvB gene encoding biosynthetic-type acetolactate synthase large subunit, with translation MRAVDATLASLKRAGVNAIFGLPGGPVIPLFDALHDDPDIRTFLVRHEQGAGHMAEGYAKVTGRAGVCTATSGPGATNLVTPIADAYMDSVPLVAITGQVGASRVGTDAFQEADIVGITLPIVKHSYLIKDADDLPQAMAEALHVAQTGRPGPVLVDVCVDQWARDVEDYTETDPPMPGYRPPDGAGHPRQLEAAARALRAAERPVIYAGGGIISGEASAELTRLSEITGIPVNTTLMGLGGFPGTHPLFVGMPGMHGIAAATYAFQSSDVILAVGVRFDERVLSTVMNEWAPNAKIIHIDVDPAEISKNRSAHIGIAGQAAPALAALAEAYQALPEPHDAARRAAWVDQIAGWKRQHPYRIDEDPGVIQPQEVVQAVYRITRGDAIVCTDVGQHQMWAAQHYVFDRPRRWITSGGLGTMGFGLPAALGAQVALPDELVVVISGDGSFEMTLQELSTAQMYNLPVKVVILNNGYLGMVRQWQELFWDGRYAGSSFAPFQPSFAGIAQAYGIHAATVHAPEDLDGAIAEAFAADGPALVDVHVSPLAKVFPMVPSGKGPDGIMVGPASGRLGGGGTPA
- a CDS encoding CbbQ/NirQ/NorQ/GpvN family protein is translated as MAVESQRVEDFRLTKEPYYLPLGNEVELFESAYHARLPVMLKGPTGCGKTRFVEHMSWRLKRTLVTVACHEDLTASDLVGKYTLRGDETIWQDGPLTTAVKAGGIAYLDEVVEARKDTTVVIHPLTDDRRVLPLEKKGEIVKAPDEFQLVISYNPGYQSVLKDLKHSTKQRFVAIEFDYPPPDLEESILKAEAGIDDDTAAKLVKIAEKVRNLRTHGLEEGVSTRLLVYAGQLIQGGVEPIAACEATICKPITDDLEMQRSIVEIIATQF